Below is a genomic region from Mycolicibacterium neworleansense.
CGATCTCACCCGTGACGACCTGGCCGGTATCCGCGCCGTCACCTCCGGCACGGCGCCGCTTTCGGCCGACGATGCCGACGCGTTCACCGAGAAGTTCGGCATCCCGGTGTTGACCTCGTACGCCGCCACCGAGTTCGGCGGCGGGGTGGCGAGCTGGACACTGGCCGACCACCAGAAGTACTGGAAAGCCAAGCGGGGCAGCGTCGGCAGGGCCAACCCTGGAGCCCAGCTGAGGGTGGTCGACGAGAACGGCAATCCGCTGCAGCCCGACGAGCAGGGCTTGCTGGAGGTCAAGCCGGCACAGTTCGACAACGACGCCGACTGGCTGCGCACCACCGACCTCGCCCGGATCGACGCAGACGGATTCGTCTGGATCCTCGGCCGCGCCGACCAGGCCATCATCCGCGGCGGATTCAAGGTGATGCCCGACGATGTCCGCACCGCCCTGGAAAGCCACCCGGCGGTGCGCGGGGCGGCCGTGATCGGCATACCCGACGACCGTCTGGGTGAGACACCCGCGGCGATGGTGGAGCTTCACGGCACCACCACCGTCGACGCACTGCTGGACTACCTGAGTGGCCGCCTGGCCCGCTACGAGATCCCGACCGAGATCGCCATAGTCGAGACGATTCCCCGAACACCCTCGGGGAAAGCCGATCTCGGTGCCGTACGGGACCATTTCTCTTCGCGTGTCTGACACCGTCGCGGGGCTGCTGCGCGGGTGCGCCGATCGCCCGCTGCTGATCTGCGACGACGAGCGGATCACCTACGTCGAGGCGCAACGCCGCTCCTCCGAGGTGGCCGGCGGTCTGATCACGCTCGGCGCCGGCAAGGGCACGCATGTCGGGCTGCTCTATCCGAACGGAGTGGACTTCGTGGTCGGGATGCTCGCTGCGGCCCGGATCGGTGCGGTGGTGGTGCCGCATTCCACCTTCCTCACCGGGACTGAACTGGCTACCCAGCTTCGCGACAGCGATACCGCCATCTTGCTGTCGTCACGCAGCTTTCGCAATCACGACTACGTGCAACGCCTCTCGGGCATCGACGCACCGTGTCTGCGGCACGTGTTGTTCGAGATGCCACGCTCCCAGGCGCCTACGCTGCGCGGTTTCGAAGACGATGTCGACGGCTGCGATCCACTGGCGATCATCTACACCTCAGGATCCACCGGCTCACCCAAAGGTGTGGTGCACACCCACTCCTCGCTGATCGGACATCAACGCAATCTCAACGAGATTCGCGGGCTCACCGCGACCGACCGGCTGTTCTGCAACTCACCGTTCTTCTGGATCGGCGGGTTCGCGTTCGGGCTACTGGCCACGATGACCGCCGGGGCGACCCTGATCTGTTCGAACTCGACCGACGCCGGCGTCACGCTCGACCTGCTCGAAGCCGAGAAACCCACCGTCACGAACGGTTTCGTTGCCGGTATCGCCCACCTGACCCGGCATCCCAGCTATCCGTCCCGCCGCTTCTGGGCGACGAGAGGCAATCTGTATCCGGTCATGGCTCCCGAGGCCCGCCCGGCCGACCCGGAACTGCGGCACAACATGCTCGGGATGACCGAGACCGGCAGCGTGGTGTTGCTCGACAGGCACGAGGATGAGCAACCCGAGCACCGCCGTGGCAGCTATGGCCGGCCCGCACCGGGTTTCGAGGCCAAGGTGCTGCCCTCGGGCGAATTATGCGTGCGCGGACCGTACCTCATGCAGGGTTATTACGGCCGCAACCGCGAGGACTGCTTCGACGCCGACGGCTGGTTTCACACCGGTGACCTGGTACGCACCGATGAGGACGGATACTTCTACTTTCTGGGCCGGGCCGGCGCGATGATCAAGACCGCCGGCGCCAACGTCACTCCGGGCGAGGTAGAGACTGCGCTGTCAGAACTGGGTTTCACCGCGCATGTCCTGGGACTGCCCGACGACGAGCGCGGACAGATCGTCGCGGCCGTCGTCGTCACCGACGGTCCCGTCGACGTCGAGGCGGTTCGGACCGAACTGCGCGGCACACTCTCGGCGTACAAGGTCCCTCGGGTGTTCGCGGTATGCCGCCCCGCCGATGTGCCGACACTGTCCAGTGGCAAGCTCGATATCGCCGGTCTACGTGGGCTGTTCGATGCCTGACACCATCGACGCACTGGTGCGCGCTCGTTCATCGTCCGCGAAGCCCGCCGTGGTCGATCCGATGTCGCGGCTTTCCTATACCGAACTGGACACCGGCACTGCAGAATTGGCTGCTGGGCTCATCGCCGCGGGCGTCGCCAAAGGATCCCGCGTCGGCCTCGTCATGCCCAACGGCGTCGACTGGGTGCGGATCGCCGTCGCGTTGATGCGCATCGGCGCCGTCCTGGTACCGATGAGCACCCTGCTGCGGCCGGAAGAACTGACGGTCCAATTGCGGATGGCCTCGGTGCAGTTCCTCATTGCCGTCGAGGAGTTCCGGGGCCATCGGTACCCGGTGGACCGGAGCCGGCTGCCCGCGCTGCGCGCCGTGTGGAGCAGTGCGGAGACGCTCGCGTTCACCGGGTCCCGCGGTGAGGCCGACGCCCTGGCGGCCCGGGTACGCGAGAGCGACCCGATGGTGATCATGTTCACCTCGGGCAGCAGCGGGCCGCCGAAGGGAACCATCCATTCTCACCGAAATGCCCTGGGCGCCGTACGGTCGGGGCTCCACGCGCGATGTATCACCGCAGATACCCGGCTGTACCTGCCCATGCCGTTCTTCTGGGTGGGTGGATTCGGTGCAGGCATCCTCTCGGCTCTGCTGTCGGGGGCCACGCTGGTGACCGAGCCGATACCCGGCACCGAGTCCACCCTCCAACTGCTGCAGCGGGAACGGGTCACGCTGTTCCGCGGCTGGCCCGAGCAGGCCGAGGTCCTGGCCCGCCACACCGGCAATGCCGACTTGAGCTCACTGCAGCCCGGAAGCCTGGAAGCGCTGTTGCCGGACAGCATGCGGTCACGGCCCGGGGCACGGGCGTCGTTGTTCGGGATGACCGAATCGTTCGGCCCGTACTGCGGATTCCGCGCCGACACCGACATGCCCGAATCGGCATGGGGCAGCTGTGGCCGGCCGTTCGACGGAATGGACGTGCGCATCGTCGACACAGACACCGGGGTACCACTGCCTGACGGCGACACCGGGGAGATCCAGATCCGCGGCCCGCATGTGATGCGGGGCATCTGCCGGCGCAGCCGCGAGCAGGTGTTCACCGCCGACGGCTACTACCCGACCGGGGATCTCGGCTACCTCGATGACGACGGATTCCTGTTCTACCGAGGCAGATCCGACGACATGTTCAAGGTCCGGGGTGCCACGGTGTATCCGAGTGAAGTACAGCGGGCGCTGCGGTCCATCCCCGGCGTACGCGCCGCACACGTGGTGAACGTGCCTGACGGACAGGCCAATCGGGTCGGCGCGGTCGTAGTCGGTGACGCGCTCTCGTTGGAGTCGGTGCACACGGCCACCCGGGCCGCCATCAGCTCGTTCAAAGTGCCCACGCTGTGGCTGATCCTCGACGACGAGGACACCGTCCCGCGCGGCGCTACCGGAAAAATCGACAACGCCGCGCTACGGGCCATGTTGAGGGAAGGTGAATCCCAGTGACGACCAGCATCTTCGAGCTGTTCGAGCTCATCGGCTATCGGGACGCCCCGGGAGCTGATGATGAAGCCGTCGTCGAACTTCCCGTCGCCCCGCATGTGGTCAACACCAACGGCGGGCTGCAAGGCGGGCTGCTGGCCACCCTGGTCGACACGGCGGCAGGCAAGCTCGCCATGCGCCAGTTGCCGCCCGGGCGCAGCGTGGTGACCTCTGATCTCAACCTGCGCTACCTGCGGCCGGTGACCGAGGGCGCTGCCCGGGCCGTGGCCCGCGTCGTGCATGCCGGCAAGCGATCCATGGTGATCCAGGTCGACATCTTCACGGTCCCCGACAATGACCTGGCCGTCGTCGCCACCGTCAGCTTTGCGAAGATCCACGCCAAGGAGGCAACGACGTGAAGCTCGGACTATCCACACCCATCGTCATGCAACACCCCGGTGAGTTCTCGCCGTGGGAGGCCGACGCCGGTCCCGACGAGCTGGCCCTGATCGCCGAGGCCGCAGACAGATTGGGGTTTCACCACCTCACCTGTGCCGAGCACACCGGGATACCCGCCTCGGCCGCCACGGTGCGAGGGACGGTGTATTGGGATCCGCTGGCCACCCTGTCGTTCCTGGCGGCGCGGACCAGGCGCATCCGGCTGACCACGGCCGTGGTGGTCCTGCCTTACCACCATCCGGTGGCGCTGGCCAAGAGCTACGGGACCCTCGACCGGCTCAGCGATGGCCGGGTGATCCTCGGCGTCGGCGTCGGATCGCTGACCGAGGAATTCGAACTGCTCGGCGCCCAGTTCCAGGGCCGCGGCGCCGCGGCCGACCACGACATCGCCAGGCTTCGGGCCGCGTGGGGACAGCCCGTGGTCGATGGCTTCGCCATCGAACCGCACGCCACCAGTACCGATATCCCGATCTGGGTCGGTGGGCGCACCAGGCGCTCGTTACGTCGCGCCGTCGAATTGGGCAATGGCTGGATGCCTTTCGGTCTGTCAGCTGACACGATCGCTGAGTTTCTCGCGCCGTATCAACTGCCCGCGGGTTTCGAGGTCATCCTGTCCCCTGGTGTGGCGCTGGACCCGTTGGGCGATCCGGACGTCGCACGCGGGCGCCTGAATCGGCTACGCGACGTCGGTGCCACCATCGCCAACTGCACGGTGCAGGCGCGCAGTGCCGAACACTTCTGCGAGCAGCTCGCCCAGCTTCACGCGATCGGCGACTCGTTATAGGTCGGGCGACACTGTGATTCACACGATGGCGTTCGTCCGCAGTTCGGCGATCTGCGTCGCGTCGTAACCGAGCTCGGCCAGCACCTCGTCGGTGTGCTCGCCCAGCAGCGGCGCCCGGTGCCGGATGGTGCCCGGCGTCGCCGACATCCGAAACGGGGTTTCGATGATCGGCACGTCGCGTGAGGCTCCGGGGAACGGAACCCGCTGCAGGTAGCCCATGGCCTGCACATGCGGGTCGTCGAGGACGTCCTGCGTGGAATTCAGCGGGGCCGCAGGCATTTTCGCCTTCTCCAAGAGCTCCATCACCTCGGCCTTGGACTTGTCGGCACACCAGCGGGCCATGATGTCATTGAGGATGTCACCGTTGGCCCAACGGATGTCGTCGTTGGCGAAACGCGGATCGTCGAACAGCTCTTCGCGCCCCACCAGCCGGCACCAGCGCTTGAACATCGGCTGCCCGGCGACCTGCAGCAAGACCCACTGGTCGTCGGCGGTGCGATAGAGATCGCAC
It encodes:
- a CDS encoding class I adenylate-forming enzyme family protein encodes the protein MSDTVAGLLRGCADRPLLICDDERITYVEAQRRSSEVAGGLITLGAGKGTHVGLLYPNGVDFVVGMLAAARIGAVVVPHSTFLTGTELATQLRDSDTAILLSSRSFRNHDYVQRLSGIDAPCLRHVLFEMPRSQAPTLRGFEDDVDGCDPLAIIYTSGSTGSPKGVVHTHSSLIGHQRNLNEIRGLTATDRLFCNSPFFWIGGFAFGLLATMTAGATLICSNSTDAGVTLDLLEAEKPTVTNGFVAGIAHLTRHPSYPSRRFWATRGNLYPVMAPEARPADPELRHNMLGMTETGSVVLLDRHEDEQPEHRRGSYGRPAPGFEAKVLPSGELCVRGPYLMQGYYGRNREDCFDADGWFHTGDLVRTDEDGYFYFLGRAGAMIKTAGANVTPGEVETALSELGFTAHVLGLPDDERGQIVAAVVVTDGPVDVEAVRTELRGTLSAYKVPRVFAVCRPADVPTLSSGKLDIAGLRGLFDA
- a CDS encoding class I adenylate-forming enzyme family protein codes for the protein MPDTIDALVRARSSSAKPAVVDPMSRLSYTELDTGTAELAAGLIAAGVAKGSRVGLVMPNGVDWVRIAVALMRIGAVLVPMSTLLRPEELTVQLRMASVQFLIAVEEFRGHRYPVDRSRLPALRAVWSSAETLAFTGSRGEADALAARVRESDPMVIMFTSGSSGPPKGTIHSHRNALGAVRSGLHARCITADTRLYLPMPFFWVGGFGAGILSALLSGATLVTEPIPGTESTLQLLQRERVTLFRGWPEQAEVLARHTGNADLSSLQPGSLEALLPDSMRSRPGARASLFGMTESFGPYCGFRADTDMPESAWGSCGRPFDGMDVRIVDTDTGVPLPDGDTGEIQIRGPHVMRGICRRSREQVFTADGYYPTGDLGYLDDDGFLFYRGRSDDMFKVRGATVYPSEVQRALRSIPGVRAAHVVNVPDGQANRVGAVVVGDALSLESVHTATRAAISSFKVPTLWLILDDEDTVPRGATGKIDNAALRAMLREGESQ
- a CDS encoding PaaI family thioesterase, with the translated sequence MTTSIFELFELIGYRDAPGADDEAVVELPVAPHVVNTNGGLQGGLLATLVDTAAGKLAMRQLPPGRSVVTSDLNLRYLRPVTEGAARAVARVVHAGKRSMVIQVDIFTVPDNDLAVVATVSFAKIHAKEATT
- a CDS encoding TIGR03619 family F420-dependent LLM class oxidoreductase — encoded protein: MKLGLSTPIVMQHPGEFSPWEADAGPDELALIAEAADRLGFHHLTCAEHTGIPASAATVRGTVYWDPLATLSFLAARTRRIRLTTAVVVLPYHHPVALAKSYGTLDRLSDGRVILGVGVGSLTEEFELLGAQFQGRGAAADHDIARLRAAWGQPVVDGFAIEPHATSTDIPIWVGGRTRRSLRRAVELGNGWMPFGLSADTIAEFLAPYQLPAGFEVILSPGVALDPLGDPDVARGRLNRLRDVGATIANCTVQARSAEHFCEQLAQLHAIGDSL